The Rhodococcus sp. X156 genome window below encodes:
- a CDS encoding metal-dependent transcriptional regulator, which yields MNDLVDTTEMYLRTIYELEEEGVTPLRARIAERLEQSGPTVSQTVARMERDGLLAVAQDRHLELTPEGRAVAIAVMRKHRLAERLLVDVIGLAWEEVHAEACRWEHVMSEGVERRLVEVLDHPTTSPYGNPIPGLADLGGTPSPVNGATLVRLTDAAGKAPVAVVVRRISEHVQTDAGVMAQLRQAGVVPDARVTVERTRTGVEITVTGHTTAHLPTEMAHAVQVELVDAAAPAAS from the coding sequence GTGAACGACCTGGTCGACACCACGGAAATGTACCTGCGGACCATCTACGAGCTCGAGGAAGAGGGCGTCACCCCGCTGCGCGCCCGCATTGCCGAGCGCCTGGAGCAGAGTGGCCCGACCGTGAGCCAGACCGTGGCGCGCATGGAGCGGGACGGCCTGCTCGCCGTGGCCCAGGACCGTCACCTGGAGCTGACGCCCGAGGGCCGTGCCGTGGCTATCGCGGTGATGCGCAAGCACCGGCTGGCCGAGCGACTGCTGGTGGACGTCATCGGGCTCGCCTGGGAAGAGGTGCACGCCGAGGCCTGCCGCTGGGAGCACGTGATGAGCGAGGGCGTGGAGCGCCGCCTGGTGGAGGTGCTCGACCACCCCACGACCTCCCCCTACGGCAACCCGATCCCCGGCCTGGCCGACCTCGGAGGCACCCCGAGCCCCGTCAACGGCGCCACGCTGGTCCGGCTCACCGACGCCGCCGGCAAGGCCCCGGTGGCCGTGGTGGTGCGCCGCATCTCCGAGCACGTGCAGACCGACGCCGGGGTGATGGCCCAGCTGCGCCAGGCCGGCGTGGTGCCCGACGCCCGGGTCACCGTGGAGCGCACCCGCACCGGGGTGGAGATCACCGTCACCGGGCACACCACCGCCCACCTGCCCACCGAGATGGCGCACGCCGTCCAGGTGGAGCTGGTCGACGCAGCCGCTCCGGCCGCCAGCTAG